A genomic stretch from Aedes albopictus strain Foshan chromosome 2, AalbF5, whole genome shotgun sequence includes:
- the LOC109423336 gene encoding protein kinase 4 isoform X2, translated as MSNRQTPSNDEMEIAEAKNPLADLLYDYTAQAMTTRAGNYMYHRIDACLAVVEKTAKWSLPQSPPPSEEDTSKMNISPPPLIRPLPWILFLPALIALRLVRVSLSFIALLIGKQPVYPATMVSFLQSRRRKLRALKYRGQKIQRMKRAELESEQGHEQAAKTWLDRITFPLRYIICLRAVRPGTSTNQREHHHHHHHHQRQSRDANNEVANDGDESSRANPRDETARRGKRNVHERDADDSGSSFDASVQELLEKYANEDGDSSYHMSDSASSSETDSFISGSDISATEATDVAKENDSKKAKKESNGHVTPPEKKPGVSQKPPQPKKRSSLNAANNDKSEEKPKPSATAEAAASNGKVEPKDEPKESQTEATQKPIKPTSDATENIDNKPATQNNSAKADSSEDSTKPDIQNSKNPSPTTTKEVKNNPQQKNMQQQQQQPNQKSQQNPHQQQQTATVNGGGGGGKKHKRPHHQHSQQNQHQLHQQQQQQQQHQQQQQY; from the exons ATGAGCAATCGTCAGACACCGTCTAATGATGAGATG GAGATAGCGGAGGCGAAGAATCCACTCGCCGACCTGCTGTACGACTACACGGCCCAGGCCATGACGACCCGGGCTGGGAACTACATGTATCATCGAATCGATGCCTGCTTGGCGGTCGTAGAGAAAACGGCCAAATGGAGCTTACCACAGTCTCCGCCTCCGAGCGAGGAAGATACGAGCAAAATGAACATTTCACCGCCTCCTTTGATTCGGCCGCTTCCTTGGATATTGTTTTTACCGGCGTTGATTGCCTTGAGGCTAGTTCGTGTCTCTCTGTCCTTCATAGCATTGCTGATCGGGAAGCAACCTGTTTACCCGGCCACCATGGTAAGCTTCCTGCAATCACGCCGTCGCAAGCTGCGAGCGCTGAAGTACCGCGGCCAGAAGATACAGCGCATGAAACGTGCCGAATTGGAGTCTGAACAAGGCCATGAACAAGCAGCTAAGACTTGGCTTGATAGGATCACCTTTCCACTGCGATACATAATCTGCCTGAGGGCCGTCCGACCTGGAACCTCG ACTAACCAACGGGaacaccatcatcatcaccatcaccaccaACGGCAGTCACGTGATGCGAACAATGAAGTGGCGAACGATGGGGATGAATCCTCACGAGCGAACCCACGTGATGAGACGGCACGCCGCGGAAAACGCAACGTTCACGAGCGAGATGCCGATGATAGCGGGAGCTCGTTCGACGCCTCTGTTCAGGAACTGCTGGAAAAGTATGCCAACGAGGATGGAGACTCCAGTTACCAT ATGAGTGATTCGGCCTCTTCTTCAGAAACCGACAGCTTCATATCAGGGAGCGATATATCGGCTACGGAAGCAACGGACGTCGCAAAAGAAAACGATTCGAAAAAGGCCAAAAAGGAGAGCAATGGGCATGTTACACCGCCAGAGAAGAAACCCGGTGTCTCACAGAAGCCGCCACAACCGAAGAAGAGATCCTCGCTGAATGCCGCAAACAATGACAAATCGGAAGAGAAGCCGAAACCATCGGCAACTGCTGAAGCGGCTGCCAGCAACGGGAAAGTTGAGCCGAAAGATGAACCCAAAG AATCTCAAACCGAAGCTACTCAGAAACCGATAAAACCTACATCCGATGCAACAGAGAACATCGACAACAAACCCGCAACTCAGAACAATTCTGCTAAGGCTGATTCATCGGAGGACAGCACCAAACCTGACATTCAAA ATTCGAAAAATCCATCGCCTACTACGACGAAGGAAGTGAAGAACAACCCTCAGCAGAAGAAtatgcaacaacaacaacagcaaccaaACCAAAAAAGTCAGCAAAATCCACACCAACAACAGCAAACCGCAACAGTCAACGGTGGCGGTGGAGGTGGAAAGAAGCACAAGAGGCCCCATCATCAACACTCTCAGCAGAATCAACAtcagctgcatcagcaacaacagcagcaacagcaacatcaacaacaacagcaatACTGA
- the LOC109423336 gene encoding protein kinase 4 isoform X1 — MSNRQTPSNDEMEIAEAKNPLADLLYDYTAQAMTTRAGNYMYHRIDACLAVVEKTAKWSLPQSPPPSEEDTSKMNISPPPLIRPLPWILFLPALIALRLVRVSLSFIALLIGKQPVYPATMVSFLQSRRRKLRALKYRGQKIQRMKRAELESEQGHEQAAKTWLDRITFPLRYIICLRAVRPGTSTNQREHHHHHHHHQRQSRDANNEVANDGDESSRANPRDETARRGKRNVHERDADDSGSSFDASVQELLEKYANEDGDSSYHMSDSASSSETDSFISGSDISATEATDVAKENDSKKAKKESNGHVTPPEKKPGVSQKPPQPKKRSSLNAANNDKSEEKPKPSATAEAAASNGKVEPKDEPKEESQTEATQKPIKPTSDATENIDNKPATQNNSAKADSSEDSTKPDIQNSKNPSPTTTKEVKNNPQQKNMQQQQQQPNQKSQQNPHQQQQTATVNGGGGGGKKHKRPHHQHSQQNQHQLHQQQQQQQQHQQQQQY; from the exons ATGAGCAATCGTCAGACACCGTCTAATGATGAGATG GAGATAGCGGAGGCGAAGAATCCACTCGCCGACCTGCTGTACGACTACACGGCCCAGGCCATGACGACCCGGGCTGGGAACTACATGTATCATCGAATCGATGCCTGCTTGGCGGTCGTAGAGAAAACGGCCAAATGGAGCTTACCACAGTCTCCGCCTCCGAGCGAGGAAGATACGAGCAAAATGAACATTTCACCGCCTCCTTTGATTCGGCCGCTTCCTTGGATATTGTTTTTACCGGCGTTGATTGCCTTGAGGCTAGTTCGTGTCTCTCTGTCCTTCATAGCATTGCTGATCGGGAAGCAACCTGTTTACCCGGCCACCATGGTAAGCTTCCTGCAATCACGCCGTCGCAAGCTGCGAGCGCTGAAGTACCGCGGCCAGAAGATACAGCGCATGAAACGTGCCGAATTGGAGTCTGAACAAGGCCATGAACAAGCAGCTAAGACTTGGCTTGATAGGATCACCTTTCCACTGCGATACATAATCTGCCTGAGGGCCGTCCGACCTGGAACCTCG ACTAACCAACGGGaacaccatcatcatcaccatcaccaccaACGGCAGTCACGTGATGCGAACAATGAAGTGGCGAACGATGGGGATGAATCCTCACGAGCGAACCCACGTGATGAGACGGCACGCCGCGGAAAACGCAACGTTCACGAGCGAGATGCCGATGATAGCGGGAGCTCGTTCGACGCCTCTGTTCAGGAACTGCTGGAAAAGTATGCCAACGAGGATGGAGACTCCAGTTACCAT ATGAGTGATTCGGCCTCTTCTTCAGAAACCGACAGCTTCATATCAGGGAGCGATATATCGGCTACGGAAGCAACGGACGTCGCAAAAGAAAACGATTCGAAAAAGGCCAAAAAGGAGAGCAATGGGCATGTTACACCGCCAGAGAAGAAACCCGGTGTCTCACAGAAGCCGCCACAACCGAAGAAGAGATCCTCGCTGAATGCCGCAAACAATGACAAATCGGAAGAGAAGCCGAAACCATCGGCAACTGCTGAAGCGGCTGCCAGCAACGGGAAAGTTGAGCCGAAAGATGAACCCAAAG AAGAATCTCAAACCGAAGCTACTCAGAAACCGATAAAACCTACATCCGATGCAACAGAGAACATCGACAACAAACCCGCAACTCAGAACAATTCTGCTAAGGCTGATTCATCGGAGGACAGCACCAAACCTGACATTCAAA ATTCGAAAAATCCATCGCCTACTACGACGAAGGAAGTGAAGAACAACCCTCAGCAGAAGAAtatgcaacaacaacaacagcaaccaaACCAAAAAAGTCAGCAAAATCCACACCAACAACAGCAAACCGCAACAGTCAACGGTGGCGGTGGAGGTGGAAAGAAGCACAAGAGGCCCCATCATCAACACTCTCAGCAGAATCAACAtcagctgcatcagcaacaacagcagcaacagcaacatcaacaacaacagcaatACTGA